In Salmonella enterica subsp. enterica serovar Typhimurium str. LT2, a single window of DNA contains:
- the mtlA gene encoding PTS family, mannitol-specific enzyme IIABC components (similar to E. coli PTS system, mannitol-specific enzyme IIABC components (AAC76623.1); Blastp hit to AAC76623.1 (637 aa), 95% identity in aa 1 - 637) has protein sequence MSSDIKIKVQSFGRFLSNMVMPNIGAFIAWGIITALFIPTGWLPNETLAKLVGPMITYLLPLLIGYTGGRLVGGERGGVVGAITTMGVIVGADMPMFLGSMIAGPLGGYCIKKFDSWVDGKIKSGFEMLVNNFSAGIIGMILAILAFLGIGPAVEVLSKILAAGVNFMVAHDMLPLASIFVEPAKILFLNNAINHGIFSPLGIQQSHEMGKSIFFLIEANPGPGMGVLLAYMFFGRGSAKQSAGGAAIIHFLGGIHEIYFPYVLMNPRLILAVILGGMTGVFTLTILNGGLVSPASPGSILAVLAMTPKGAYFANIAAIVAAMAVSFVVSAILLKTSKVKEEDDIEAATRRMHDMKAESKGASPLAAGDVTNDLSHVRKIIVACDAGMGSSAMGAGVLRKKVQDAGLSQISVTNSAINNLPPDVDLVITHRDLTERAMRQVPQAQHISLTNFLDSGLYTSLTERLVAAQRHNTNEEKVRDHLKDSFEEGDNNLFKLGAENIFLGRKAANKEEAIRFAGEQLVKGGYVEPEYVEAMLDREKLTPTYLGESIAVPHGTVEAKDRVLKTGVVFCQYPEGVRFGEEEDDIARLVIGIAARNNEHIQVITSLTNALDDESVIERLAHTTSVDEVLELLAGKKA, from the coding sequence ATGTCATCCGATATTAAGATCAAAGTGCAAAGCTTTGGTCGATTCCTCAGCAATATGGTGATGCCTAATATCGGCGCGTTTATCGCGTGGGGTATTATCACCGCATTATTTATTCCAACAGGGTGGTTGCCTAACGAAACGCTGGCGAAACTGGTTGGTCCGATGATCACCTACCTGCTGCCGCTGCTCATCGGTTATACCGGCGGTCGTCTGGTTGGCGGCGAACGCGGCGGCGTAGTGGGCGCTATCACTACCATGGGCGTTATTGTCGGCGCGGATATGCCGATGTTCCTCGGCTCGATGATCGCCGGTCCATTAGGCGGCTACTGCATTAAGAAATTCGACAGTTGGGTAGACGGTAAGATCAAATCCGGTTTTGAGATGCTGGTGAACAACTTCTCCGCTGGCATTATCGGTATGATCCTCGCCATCCTGGCGTTCCTCGGTATTGGTCCGGCGGTTGAAGTCCTGTCCAAAATTCTGGCGGCGGGCGTTAACTTCATGGTGGCGCACGATATGCTGCCGCTGGCGTCCATTTTTGTTGAACCGGCGAAAATCCTGTTCCTCAATAACGCGATTAACCACGGCATCTTCTCACCGCTGGGTATCCAGCAGTCCCATGAAATGGGTAAATCCATCTTCTTCCTGATTGAAGCTAACCCGGGTCCGGGGATGGGCGTCCTGCTGGCGTACATGTTCTTCGGTCGCGGCAGCGCTAAACAGTCTGCGGGCGGCGCGGCCATCATCCACTTCCTGGGCGGTATCCACGAAATTTACTTCCCGTACGTGCTGATGAACCCACGCCTGATTCTGGCCGTTATCCTTGGCGGTATGACCGGCGTATTCACCCTGACCATCCTGAACGGCGGTCTGGTCTCTCCGGCGTCTCCGGGTTCCATTCTGGCGGTACTGGCGATGACGCCAAAAGGCGCTTACTTCGCTAACATCGCTGCCATCGTGGCGGCAATGGCGGTCTCCTTCGTGGTTTCTGCAATTCTGCTGAAAACCAGCAAAGTGAAAGAAGAAGATGACATTGAAGCGGCCACCCGTCGTATGCATGACATGAAAGCGGAATCTAAAGGCGCCTCTCCGCTGGCGGCTGGCGACGTGACCAACGACCTGAGCCATGTGCGTAAAATCATCGTGGCTTGCGATGCCGGTATGGGTTCCAGCGCGATGGGCGCAGGGGTACTGCGTAAGAAAGTACAGGATGCAGGCCTGAGCCAGATCTCCGTCACCAACAGCGCCATTAACAATCTGCCGCCGGATGTAGATCTGGTCATTACTCACCGTGACCTGACCGAGCGCGCGATGCGTCAGGTACCGCAGGCGCAGCATATTTCGCTGACCAACTTCCTGGATAGCGGCCTGTACACCAGCCTGACCGAACGTCTGGTTGCCGCACAGCGCCACAATACTAATGAAGAGAAAGTACGCGACCATCTGAAAGACAGCTTTGAGGAGGGTGATAACAACCTGTTCAAGCTGGGCGCGGAGAATATCTTCCTGGGCCGTAAAGCCGCTAACAAAGAAGAGGCGATTCGCTTTGCCGGTGAACAACTGGTGAAAGGCGGCTATGTTGAGCCGGAATACGTCGAAGCGATGCTGGACCGCGAAAAGCTGACGCCGACTTACCTCGGTGAATCCATCGCAGTTCCGCACGGCACGGTGGAAGCTAAAGATCGCGTGCTGAAAACCGGCGTGGTGTTCTGCCAGTATCCGGAAGGCGTACGCTTCGGTGAAGAAGAAGACGATATTGCCCGTCTGGTCATTGGTATCGCCGCACGTAACAATGAGCACATCCAGGTCATCACTAGCCTGACCAACGCGCTGGATGATGAATCCGTGATCGAACGTCTGGCGCACACCACCAGCGTGGATGAAGTGCTGGAACTGCTGGCAGGTAAAAAAGCTTAA
- the mtlD gene encoding mannitol-1-phosphate dehydrogenase (similar to E. coli mannitol-1-phosphate dehydrogenase (AAC76624.1); Blastp hit to AAC76624.1 (382 aa), 93% identity in aa 1 - 380), with protein MKALHFGAGNIGRGFIGKLLADAGIQLTFADVNQVVLDALNARHSYQVHVVGENEQVDTVSGVNAVSSIGDDVVDLIAHVDLITTAVGPVVLERIAPAIAKGLVKRKAQGVDAPLNIIACENMVRGTTQLKGHVMNALADGDKAWVEQHVGFVDSAVDRIVPPSASATNDPLEVTVETFSEWIVDKTQFKGALPNIPGMELTDNLMAFVERKLFTLNTGHAITAYLGKLAGHQTIRDAILDESIRAVVKGAMEESGAVLIKRYGFDADKHAAYIQKILGRFENPYLKDDVERVGRQPLRKLSAGDRLIKPLLGTLEYGLPHVNLVKGIAAAMHFRSDEDPQAQELAALITEKGPQAALAQISGLDANSDVVAEAVNAYNATK; from the coding sequence ATGAAAGCATTACATTTTGGCGCAGGTAATATCGGTCGTGGCTTTATCGGCAAATTGCTGGCTGACGCGGGGATACAACTGACGTTTGCGGATGTAAACCAGGTCGTACTCGATGCCCTGAATGCCCGTCATAGCTATCAGGTTCATGTTGTGGGTGAAAATGAGCAGGTGGATACCGTTTCCGGCGTCAACGCTGTCAGCAGCATCGGCGATGATGTTGTCGACCTGATTGCCCACGTTGATTTAATCACCACTGCCGTGGGCCCGGTGGTGCTTGAGCGTATCGCTCCGGCTATCGCTAAAGGGCTGGTAAAACGTAAGGCGCAGGGCGTGGATGCCCCGCTGAATATCATCGCCTGTGAAAATATGGTGCGCGGCACCACGCAGCTGAAAGGCCACGTAATGAACGCGCTGGCGGATGGCGATAAAGCCTGGGTTGAACAGCACGTCGGTTTTGTCGATTCCGCCGTTGACCGTATTGTGCCGCCATCTGCTTCTGCGACCAACGATCCGCTGGAAGTGACGGTAGAAACGTTCAGCGAGTGGATTGTCGATAAAACCCAGTTTAAAGGCGCGTTGCCAAACATTCCGGGGATGGAGTTAACGGATAACCTGATGGCATTTGTCGAACGTAAACTCTTCACGCTGAACACAGGTCATGCTATAACCGCGTACCTCGGCAAATTAGCCGGTCATCAAACCATTCGCGACGCTATTCTCGATGAGAGTATTCGCGCGGTGGTGAAAGGCGCGATGGAAGAAAGCGGCGCGGTGCTGATCAAACGCTACGGTTTTGATGCCGACAAACATGCGGCATACATTCAGAAAATCCTCGGTCGTTTTGAAAACCCGTATCTGAAAGATGACGTCGAACGCGTAGGTCGTCAGCCGCTACGCAAACTCAGCGCGGGCGACCGTCTGATCAAACCGCTGCTTGGCACCCTGGAATATGGTCTGCCGCATGTAAATCTGGTCAAAGGGATCGCGGCGGCGATGCATTTCCGTAGTGATGAAGATCCGCAGGCGCAGGAGTTGGCGGCTCTGATTACCGAAAAAGGCCCGCAGGCCGCGCTGGCGCAAATTTCCGGGCTGGATGCCAATAGCGATGTGGTGGCGGAGGCGGTTAACGCATATAACGCGACCAAATGA
- the mtlR gene encoding repressor for mtl (similar to E. coli repressor for mtl (AAC76625.1); Blastp hit to AAC76625.1 (195 aa), 92% identity in aa 5 - 195) — protein sequence MTQNPAQVSLRPNNRLSDMQAIMEQTQAFENRVLERLNAGKTVRSFLITAVELLTEAVNILVLQVFRKDDYAVKYAVEPLLDGDGPLGDLSVRLKLIYGLGVLSRTEYEDAELLMALREELNHDGNEYAFTDDEILGPFGELHCVMALPPPPHFDTSDAALYAMQIQRYQQAVRSTMVLSLTELISKISLKKAFQK from the coding sequence ATGACGCAGAATCCGGCGCAGGTTAGCCTGCGCCCAAATAACAGATTGTCAGATATGCAGGCAATAATGGAACAAACCCAGGCCTTTGAAAATCGTGTGCTTGAGCGTCTGAATGCTGGCAAAACCGTACGGAGCTTCCTGATTACCGCCGTCGAGTTATTGACCGAGGCGGTGAATATTCTGGTGCTTCAGGTGTTTCGCAAAGACGACTATGCCGTGAAATACGCTGTGGAACCGTTGCTGGACGGCGACGGGCCGCTGGGCGATCTTTCGGTACGTCTGAAACTTATCTATGGCCTGGGCGTACTCAGCCGCACCGAATATGAAGATGCGGAGCTGTTAATGGCGCTGCGCGAAGAGCTGAATCACGATGGCAATGAGTACGCCTTTACCGACGATGAAATCCTCGGGCCGTTTGGCGAACTGCACTGCGTCATGGCGCTACCGCCGCCGCCGCATTTTGATACGTCCGACGCGGCGCTATACGCCATGCAAATTCAGCGCTACCAGCAGGCGGTGCGTTCGACGATGGTCCTCTCTCTGACCGAGCTGATTTCTAAAATCAGCTTAAAAAAGGCCTTTCAAAAGTAA
- a CDS encoding putative cytoplasmic protein translates to MAKIGENVPLLIDKAVDFMASSQAFREYLNKTPPRDYVPSEVPSESAPIYLQRLEYYRRLYRPKEEERG, encoded by the coding sequence ATGGCAAAAATAGGTGAGAACGTACCACTTCTTATTGATAAAGCCGTCGATTTTATGGCGTCCAGCCAGGCGTTCCGTGAATACCTGAATAAAACGCCGCCGCGTGATTATGTTCCTTCCGAGGTGCCGTCGGAGAGCGCGCCCATTTATTTGCAGCGTCTGGAATATTACCGGCGGCTGTACCGACCAAAAGAAGAAGAAAGAGGTTAA
- the yibL gene encoding putative cytoplasmic protein (similar to E. coli orf, hypothetical protein (AAC76626.1); Blastp hit to AAC76626.1 (120 aa), 90% identity in aa 1 - 120): MKEVEKNEIKRLSDRLDAIRHQQAGLSLVESADKYAELEKEKETLEAEIIRLREVHSQKLSKEAQKLMNLPFRRAITKKEQADMGKLKKSVRGLIVVHPMTALGREMGLKEMTGFAKSEF; the protein is encoded by the coding sequence ATGAAAGAAGTTGAAAAAAACGAAATTAAACGCCTGAGCGATCGTCTTGACGCTATTCGCCACCAGCAGGCAGGTCTCTCTCTGGTTGAATCCGCCGATAAATACGCGGAGCTGGAAAAAGAAAAAGAGACGCTAGAAGCAGAAATTATCCGTCTGCGCGAAGTACACAGCCAGAAACTGAGTAAAGAAGCGCAGAAGCTGATGAACCTGCCGTTTCGCCGCGCGATCACTAAAAAAGAGCAGGCCGACATGGGCAAGTTGAAGAAAAGCGTGCGTGGCCTGATTGTTGTCCACCCGATGACGGCGCTGGGCCGGGAAATGGGGCTCAAAGAGATGACAGGTTTCGCGAAGAGCGAGTTCTAA
- a CDS encoding putative inner membrane lipoprotein: MHKNGKFIPLLALGFTFFLSGCDYFADKHLVEEMKEQQKEQETKINLLEKQQKEQEAKINLLEKQQATIINTTKKVTEVVGRVERKQRLFDYTELDPSQTHYFIINNGNIGLAGRILSIEPIDNGSVIHLDLVNLLSIPVSNLAFNMTWGTKKPSEAKDLPRWKQLLLNTKMDSTIELLPGAWTNVTLTLKGVSPNNLKYLKIGIDMENVIFDSIQPINDTKKKPKK; the protein is encoded by the coding sequence ATGCACAAAAATGGAAAATTTATCCCCCTGCTTGCGTTGGGATTCACATTCTTTTTATCTGGTTGTGATTACTTCGCAGATAAACACCTTGTTGAAGAAATGAAAGAACAACAAAAAGAACAAGAAACAAAGATAAACCTGTTAGAAAAACAACAAAAAGAACAAGAAGCAAAGATAAATCTGTTAGAAAAACAACAAGCTACGATTATCAACACAACCAAAAAGGTCACCGAAGTCGTTGGCCGCGTTGAACGCAAACAACGGCTATTCGACTATACAGAACTGGACCCATCACAAACGCACTATTTTATTATTAACAACGGCAATATCGGATTAGCCGGGCGTATTCTATCTATTGAGCCAATAGATAATGGAAGTGTTATTCATCTTGATTTAGTTAACTTACTCAGCATTCCGGTATCAAACCTTGCGTTTAATATGACATGGGGTACGAAAAAACCTTCCGAGGCAAAAGATCTGCCTCGCTGGAAACAACTCCTGCTCAACACGAAAATGGACTCGACAATCGAACTCTTACCGGGAGCATGGACAAACGTCACGCTAACATTAAAAGGCGTATCGCCCAATAATCTTAAGTATCTAAAAATAGGTATTGACATGGAGAATGTCATATTCGACAGCATACAACCTATTAACGATACAAAAAAGAAGCCAAAAAAATAA
- a CDS encoding putative inner membrane protein (similar to E. coli putative membrane protein (AAC74454.1); Blastp hit to AAC74454.1 (1122 aa), 21% identity in aa 33 - 530, 22% identity in aa 123 - 528, 20% identity in aa 113 - 565, 24% identity in aa 164 - 579, 23-1073758628dentity in aa 75 - 485, 28% identity in aa 217 - 484, 25-1073758654dentity in aa 113 - 459, 21% identity in aa 174 - 486, 20% identity in aa 58 - 497, 19% identity in aa 2 - 486, 19% identity in aa 88 - 534, 20% identity in aa 125 - 463, 18% identity in aa 98 - 482, 22% identity in aa 645 - 1110, 19-1073758588dentity in aa 780 - 1104, 24% identity in aa 968 - 1113, 26-1073758532dentity in aa 961 - 1047, 22% identity in aa 967 - 1089, 22% identity in aa 962 - 1116, 29% identity in aa 965 - 1093, 23% identity in aa 1006 - 1114, 20-1073758588dentity in aa 765 - 859, 29% identity in aa 1011 - 1083, 23% identity in aa 982 - 1117, 24-1073758532dentity in aa 807 - 859, 25% identity in aa 965 - 1114, 25% identity in aa 787 - 873, 19% identity in aa 829 - 859) has protein sequence MNRIFKVLWNAATGTFVVTSETAKSRGKKNGRRKLAVSALIGLSSIMVSADALANAGNDTGDGVTPTGTQTGGKGWIAIGTDATANTYTNVDGASAAMGYKASAMGKWSTAIGSYSQSTGDSSLALGVKSVSAGDRAIAMGASSSASGSYSMAMGVYANSSGAKSVALGYKSVASGATSSALGYQATASGDDSAAFGNGAKAIGTNSVALGSGSVAQEDNSVAVGNSTTQRQITYVAKGDINSTSTDAVTGAQIYSLSQSVADRLGGGASVNSDGTVNAPLYEVGTGIYNNVGSALSALNTSITNTEASVAGLAEDALLWDESISAFSASHTGNASKITNLAAGTLAADSTDAVNGSQLFDTNEKVDKNTADIATNTGSINQNTADITANTDSINQNTTDIAANTTSINQNTTDIATNTTNINSLSDSVTTLTDDALLWDAASGAFSAKHNGSDSKITNLAAGTLAADSTDAVNGSQLFDTNEKVDQNTADITTNTNSINQNTTDIATNTTNINNLSDSITTLTDDALLWDAASGAFSANHNGSASKITNLAAGTLAADSTDAVNGSQLFATNENVSQNTADITTNTNSINQNTTDIATNTTSINNLSDSITTLTDDALLWDAASGTFSASRSGSASKITNLAAGTLAADSTDAVNGSQLYETNQKVDQNTSAIADINTSITNLSSDNLSWNETTSSFSASHGSSTTNKITNVAAGELSEESTDAVNGSQLFETNEKVDQNTTDIAANTTNITQNSTAIENLNTSVSDINTSITGLTDNALLWDEDTGAFSANHGGSTSKITNVAAGALSEDSTDAVNGSQLYETNQKVDQNTSAIADINTSITNLGTDALSWDDEEGAFSASHGTSGTNKITNVAAGEIASDSTDAVNGSQLYETNMLISQYNESISQLAGDTSETYITENGTGVKYIRTNDNGLEGQDAYATGNGATAVGYDAVASGAGSLALGQNSSSSIEGSIALGSGSTSNRAITTGIRETSATSDGVVIGYNTTDRELLGALSLGTDGESYRQITNVADGSEAQDAVTVRQLQNAIGAVTTTPTKYYHANSTEEDSLAVGTDSLAMGAKTIVNADAGIGIGLNTLVMADAINGIAIGSNARANHANSIAMGNGSQTTRGAQTDYTAYNMDTPQNSVGEFSVGSEDGQRQITNVAAGSADTDAVNVGQLKVTDAQVSRNTQSITNLNTQVSNLDTRVTNIENGIGDIVTTGSTKYFKTNTDGADANAQGADSVAIGSGSIAAAENSVALGTNSVADEANTVSVGSSTQQRRITNVAAGVNNTDAVNVAQLKASEAGSVRYETNADGSVNYSVLNLGDGSGGTTRIGNVSAAVNDTDAVNYAQLKRSVEEANTYTDQKMGEMNSKIKGVENKMSGGIASAMAMAGLPQAYAPGANMTSIAGGTFNGESAVAIGVSMVSESGGWVYKLQGTSNSQGDYSAAIGAGFQW, from the coding sequence ATGAATAGAATATTTAAAGTCCTCTGGAATGCCGCTACGGGAACATTTGTTGTCACCAGCGAAACCGCAAAAAGCCGCGGCAAAAAAAACGGCCGCAGAAAGCTGGCAGTTTCCGCACTCATCGGTCTTAGCAGCATTATGGTTTCTGCGGATGCACTGGCCAACGCAGGAAACGATACAGGCGACGGCGTTACTCCAACGGGTACCCAGACTGGAGGAAAAGGGTGGATTGCAATTGGTACCGATGCCACAGCCAATACTTACACCAACGTTGATGGCGCAAGCGCCGCAATGGGTTATAAAGCCTCCGCGATGGGGAAATGGAGTACCGCCATTGGTTCCTACAGCCAGTCCACCGGCGACTCTTCGTTAGCGCTTGGCGTAAAATCGGTTTCAGCCGGTGACCGGGCCATTGCAATGGGCGCCTCATCCTCAGCCAGTGGAAGTTATTCAATGGCAATGGGCGTGTATGCCAATTCGAGCGGCGCAAAATCGGTTGCGTTAGGTTATAAATCTGTCGCGAGCGGAGCAACTTCCTCTGCATTAGGTTATCAAGCTACTGCGAGCGGCGACGACAGCGCTGCTTTTGGTAATGGCGCAAAAGCGATAGGCACCAACTCAGTTGCCCTTGGCTCGGGCTCTGTCGCCCAGGAAGACAATTCCGTCGCCGTGGGTAACAGCACCACTCAGCGGCAGATAACCTACGTTGCTAAAGGCGACATCAATTCCACCAGTACCGATGCCGTTACAGGTGCGCAAATTTATTCTTTAAGTCAATCCGTCGCCGACCGACTCGGCGGAGGGGCTTCCGTTAATAGTGATGGTACAGTGAATGCGCCCCTCTACGAGGTAGGCACAGGCATCTACAATAACGTAGGTAGTGCATTAAGCGCACTTAACACGTCTATCACTAACACAGAGGCCTCTGTCGCAGGATTAGCCGAAGACGCGCTGTTGTGGGATGAAAGCATCAGCGCCTTTAGCGCTAGCCACACGGGAAACGCCAGCAAAATCACCAATCTGGCGGCGGGTACCCTGGCTGCGGACAGCACCGATGCCGTTAACGGCTCTCAGTTGTTTGATACAAATGAGAAAGTGGATAAGAACACTGCTGATATCGCCACCAATACCGGCAGCATCAACCAAAACACTGCCGATATTACCGCTAATACCGACAGCATTAACCAGAACACAACCGATATCGCCGCCAATACGACCAGCATCAATCAGAACACCACTGATATCGCCACCAACACCACCAATATCAACAGTCTGAGCGACTCCGTCACCACGCTCACCGATGATGCACTGCTTTGGGATGCAGCCTCTGGCGCATTCAGCGCTAAGCACAACGGAAGCGACAGCAAAATCACCAATCTGGCGGCGGGTACCCTGGCCGCTGACAGCACCGACGCCGTTAACGGCTCCCAGTTGTTTGATACAAATGAGAAAGTGGATCAGAACACCGCTGATATCACCACCAATACCAACAGCATCAATCAGAACACCACTGATATTGCCACCAACACCACCAATATCAACAACCTGAGCGATTCCATCACCACGCTCACCGATGATGCCCTGTTGTGGGATGCAGCCTCTGGCGCATTCAGCGCTAACCACAACGGAAGCGCCAGCAAGATCACAAATCTGGCGGCGGGCACCCTGGCCGCGGACAGCACCGATGCGGTGAACGGCTCCCAGTTGTTTGCCACCAACGAAAATGTGTCTCAGAACACCGCTGATATCACCACCAATACCAACAGCATCAATCAGAACACCACTGATATTGCCACCAACACCACCAGTATCAACAACCTGAGCGATTCCATCACCACGCTCACCGATGATGCCCTGTTATGGGATGCAGCCTCTGGCACATTCAGCGCCAGCCGTAGCGGAAGCGCCAGCAAGATCACCAATCTGGCGGCGGGCACCCTGGCCGCGGACAGTACAGACGCGGTGAACGGCTCCCAGTTGTATGAAACCAACCAGAAGGTGGATCAAAACACCTCTGCTATCGCAGATATTAATACGTCCATCACCAATCTTAGCTCTGACAACCTGAGCTGGAATGAAACAACGAGTTCGTTCTCTGCCAGCCACGGAAGTAGTACGACAAACAAAATCACCAACGTTGCTGCCGGAGAGCTGTCTGAAGAAAGTACCGACGCGGTTAACGGATCGCAGTTGTTCGAAACCAATGAAAAAGTGGATCAGAACACGACCGATATCGCCGCCAATACCACCAACATCACTCAGAACAGCACCGCGATTGAGAACCTGAATACTTCTGTCTCCGACATTAATACGTCCATTACCGGCCTCACTGATAACGCTCTGTTATGGGACGAAGACACCGGCGCTTTCAGCGCAAACCACGGTGGAAGCACCAGTAAAATAACCAATGTCGCCGCCGGGGCGCTTTCTGAGGACAGTACAGACGCGGTAAACGGATCACAGTTGTATGAAACCAACCAGAAGGTGGATCAAAACACCTCTGCTATCGCGGATATCAATACGTCCATCACCAACCTTGGTACCGATGCACTGAGCTGGGATGACGAAGAGGGTGCGTTCAGCGCCAGCCACGGTACCAGCGGTACCAATAAGATAACCAATGTAGCAGCAGGTGAAATCGCCAGTGACAGTACTGACGCCGTTAATGGCTCTCAGCTCTATGAAACTAACATGCTGATTTCTCAGTATAATGAATCTATTAGCCAACTAGCCGGCGATACCAGCGAAACCTATATCACGGAAAATGGTACCGGCGTGAAATACATCCGTACGAATGATAACGGGCTTGAAGGCCAGGATGCATACGCAACGGGTAACGGCGCAACGGCAGTAGGTTACGACGCCGTCGCCTCTGGCGCTGGCAGTCTGGCTCTTGGCCAAAACAGCAGCAGCAGCATTGAGGGCAGTATCGCTTTGGGCAGTGGCTCCACCTCTAACCGCGCTATTACAACCGGTATACGAGAAACGAGCGCAACAAGCGATGGCGTGGTGATTGGCTACAATACAACAGACAGAGAGTTGCTGGGCGCGTTGTCATTGGGGACGGATGGAGAAAGCTATCGTCAAATTACCAACGTTGCTGACGGCTCTGAAGCGCAAGATGCGGTAACAGTTCGTCAGTTACAAAATGCCATTGGTGCGGTCACTACTACACCGACCAAGTACTACCACGCAAACTCAACGGAAGAAGATTCACTGGCTGTCGGAACTGACTCACTGGCAATGGGTGCGAAGACCATCGTCAATGCTGATGCAGGTATTGGTATTGGTCTGAATACACTGGTGATGGCTGATGCCATCAACGGGATTGCTATCGGTTCTAACGCACGCGCCAATCATGCAAACAGTATTGCAATGGGTAATGGTTCTCAGACCACTCGCGGCGCACAGACTGACTACACCGCCTACAACATGGACACACCGCAGAACTCTGTCGGTGAGTTCTCTGTCGGCAGTGAAGACGGCCAACGTCAGATCACTAACGTCGCGGCGGGTTCGGCAGATACCGATGCCGTTAACGTTGGTCAATTGAAAGTAACGGACGCGCAGGTTTCCAGGAATACCCAGAGCATTACTAACCTGAATACTCAGGTATCGAATCTGGATACCCGCGTCACCAATATCGAAAACGGCATTGGCGATATCGTCACTACCGGTAGCACCAAGTACTTCAAGACCAACACCGATGGCGCAGATGCAAATGCCCAGGGTGCGGACAGCGTCGCGATTGGCTCTGGCTCTATTGCTGCCGCTGAAAACAGCGTGGCGTTAGGCACAAATTCCGTCGCAGATGAAGCTAATACTGTGTCTGTCGGCTCTTCTACTCAACAACGCCGTATTACCAACGTTGCCGCAGGGGTGAACAACACTGACGCGGTTAATGTGGCGCAACTGAAAGCCTCAGAAGCAGGCTCCGTGCGTTATGAAACCAATGCAGATGGCTCGGTTAACTACAGTGTGCTCAACCTGGGAGACGGGAGTGGCGGCACCACTCGGATCGGCAATGTTTCTGCGGCGGTGAATGATACGGATGCGGTGAACTATGCGCAATTGAAACGCAGCGTCGAAGAAGCAAACACTTATACCGACCAAAAAATGGGTGAAATGAACAGCAAAATCAAAGGCGTAGAAAACAAGATGAGCGGCGGTATCGCCTCAGCGATGGCGATGGCCGGTCTGCCACAAGCCTACGCCCCGGGCGCCAACATGACCTCGATTGCTGGCGGTACGTTTAATGGTGAAAGTGCCGTCGCCATTGGTGTCTCCATGGTAAGTGAAAGCGGGGGCTGGGTGTATAAATTGCAAGGAACCAGCAACAGCCAGGGCGATTACTCTGCGGCCATTGGCGCGGGCTTCCAGTGGTAA